The Ziziphus jujuba cultivar Dongzao chromosome 7, ASM3175591v1 genome includes a region encoding these proteins:
- the LOC107425035 gene encoding transcription factor bHLH25, protein MEIASAKWLSEFEMEDPTFINQYNSLDYSLDGLNFQSFSSESYSSYPNFNTPKCAPHQLLSTTPMETPHHQTTSIERPSKQLKSNSWNSCTTTHDHQISTKASSSSSSHLISFENNSAEKAVMPPTSEQYYASHGPIKPKNEVGSDGNMSVFPSLISRTSYETQNHSMKHTEGVKSSSTSAGTMSRRTAIHAQDHVLAERKRREKLSQRFIALSAVVPGLKKMDKASVLGDAIKYVKQLQERVNTLEEQAAKKTVESAVFVKRSLVSGDDELSSSDENFDSCSDQPLPEIEARVSDKDVLIRIHCEKHKGCLSNILSEVEKLPLTIVNSSVLPFGGSTLDITIVAQMDVEFSMNVKDIVRNLRQALLNFI, encoded by the exons ATGGAAATCGCTTCAGCCAAATGGTTATCTGAATTT GAAATGGAAGATCCAACTTTCATCAATCAGTACAACTCTCTGGATTACTCTCTGGATGGACTAAATTTCCAGTCTTTTTCATCAGAAAGCTATTCCTCTTACCCTAATTTCAATACTCCCAAATGTGCTCCACACCAACTCTTGAGCACTACACCCATGGAAACTCCTCATCATCAGACGACCTCCATTGAAAGACCATCTAAACAGCTCAAGAGCAACAGTTGGAATTCTTGCACCACCACTCATGACCACCAAATAAGCACCAAGGCTTCCTCATCTTCTTCCTCCCACTTGATTTCCTTCGAAAACAACTCCGCCGAAAAGGCAGTAATGCCTCCAACTTCGGAGCAGTACTACGCCTCACACGGCCCCATAAAGCCGAAGAATGAGGTAGGATCCGATGGAAACATGAGTGTGTTTCCATCTTTGATCTCTCGAACTTCCTATGAAACACAAAATCATTCAATGAAACACACGGAGGGAGTCAAAAGTTCCAGTACGAGTGCTGGCACTATGAGTCGTCGGACGGCTATACATGCTCAGGATCATGTATTAGCGGAGAGGAAGCGTAGAGAGAAGCTCAGTCAGCGTTTCATTGCTCTCTCAGCTGTTGTTCCAGGCCTAAAGAag aTGGACAAGGCTTCGGTCCTTGGAGATGCAATCAAGTATGTAAAACAACTTCAAGAACGTGTGAACACACTGGAAGAACAGGCGGCGAAGAAGACGGTAGAATCAGCTGTATTTGTGAAGAGATCTCTGGTTTCCGGTGATGATGAATTGTCTTCGTCGGATGAGAACTTCGATAGCTGCTCCGATCAGCCACTTCCCGAAATCGAAGCGAGAGTTTCCGATAAGGATGTTCTGATAAGGATCCACTGCGAGAAACACAAAGGATGTTTGTCTAACATACTGAGTGAAGTAGAGAAGCTTCCTCTTACAATTGTCAATAGCAGTGTGTTACCCTTTGGCGGTTCTACTCTCGATATAACCATAGTTGCTCAG ATGGATGTCGAATTTTCCATGAACGTGAAGGATATCGTAAGAAATCTAAGACAAGCTTTGCTCAATTTCATTTGA
- the LOC107406560 gene encoding transcription factor bHLH25, whose translation MEIPLAKWLSAAELEVKDSTFLNQYQMDNLHNSDDDLNFQSYTSEGHSYYPKNDHNLVNFPFEIPQTGTESPPNKPLKSNSWSSCTTEYTSTKASSSSSPHLISFQNSSSPPPPPATAEQYHGLDCTIKPKNELDYEESMILIPPFLSDLDHSFQTQKYYCLQKFGHSVKRPFGAMSRSPLHAQDHVIAERKRREKLTQRFIALSAVLPGLKKMDKASVLGDAIRFVKQLQERVKTLEEQAAKSAGESRIIVKRTKVLVDDHHHEISSSLDESCNDKPLPEVEAKVSGKDVLIRIYCEKHKGCLVNILREIEKLHFTVVDSGVLQFGNSTLDITIVAQMDVEFCMKVKDLVSYLRQALLQFI comes from the exons ATGGAAATCCCCTTGGCTAAATGGCTATCTGCAGCTGAACTG GAAGTGAAAGACTCTACATTTCTCAATCAATATCAAATGGATAATCTACACAACTCCGATGATGATCTCAATTTCCAGTCCTATACTTCCGAGGGCCACTCTTATTATCCAAAAAACGACCACAACTTGGTCAATTTTCCCTTTGAAATTCCTCAGACGGGCACTGAAAGTCCACCTAATAAACCTCTAAAGAGCAACAGTTGGAGTTCTTGCACCACCGAATACACAAGCACCAaggcttcctcttcttcctctccGCACTTAATTTCCTTTCAGAATTCAAGCTCACCGCCACCGCCGCCGGCAACTGCTGAGCAGTATCACGGTCTTGACTGCACTATAAAGCCGAAGAACGAGTTGGACTACGAAGAAAGCATGATTTTAATCCCACCTTTCCTTTCTGATCTAGATCATTCCTTCCAGACCCAAAAGTACTACTGTTTACAAAAATTTGGCCACAGCGTCAAGAGGCCGTTTGGTGCCATGAGTAGGAGTCCATTACATGCTCAAGATCACGTTATAGCGGAGAGAAAGCGGAGAGAGAAGCTCACTCAGCGTTTCATAGCTCTTTCAGCTGTTTTACCAGGCCTAAAGAAG ATGGACAAGGCTTCTGTCCTTGGAGATGCAATAAGGTTTGTAAAGCAACTTCAAGAACGAGTGAAGACTCTAGAGGAACAGGCAGCAAAGAGTGCTGGGGAATCAAGGATTATCGTGAAGCGAACTAAGGTTCTTGTTGATGATCATCATCATGAAATTAGTTCTTCGTTGGATGAGAGCTGCAACGATAAGCCACTCCCTGAAGTCGAAGCAAAAGTTTCGGGCAAGGACGTTTTGATAAGAATTTACTGCGAGAAACATAAAGGATGTTTGGTTAACATACTTAGAGAAATTGAGAAGCTTCACTTCACGGTTGTGGATAGCGGTGTGTTACAGTTTGGCAATTCAACTCTTGATATAACCATAGTTGCTCAG ATGGACGTCGAATTTTGCATGAAAGTGAAGGACCTTGTAAGTTATCTAAGGCAGGCTTTACTCCAGTTCATTTGA
- the LOC107424977 gene encoding transcription factor bHLH18, which yields MHALMEAPSTKWSSELEMEEMNCLDYYCLDDELSFESLYTESYLSHPNSNPKSSQCFTTYTPMQSPHGPQTVIERPAKQLKITLDSSSSSHIISFQSSNESTVKPKESVGYNSNGNGNMDFPSLISYQDSYKQMQNLSTNYGQGVKRPVNDSAMRLSRTPSLAKDHVIAERKRREKLTQRFIALSAILPGLKKMDKASVLGDALKYVKQLQERLKMLEEQATKKTVQSVVLVKRFHVSDEGDISSSDHNHNEVVNSCYDQLLPEVEARVLGKDVLIRIHSEKLDQGCLVEILNEIEKLYLTIVNSSVLQFANSTHITIVAQMEIEFCMKAKELARNLRHAFLNFI from the exons ATGCATGCTTTAATGGAAGCCCCTTCAACCAAATGGTCATCTGAActg GAAATGGAAGAAATGAATTGTCTGGACTACTATTGCCTTGATGATGAGCTAAGTTTCGAGTCTTTATACACTGAAAGCTACTTATCTCACCCAAATTCCAATCCCAAAAGCTCACAATGCTTTACCACTTATACACCAATGCAATCTCCTCATGGGCCTCAGACAGTCATTGAAAGACCTGCCAAACAGCTCAAGATCACCCTGGATTCTTCGTCTTCCTCTCACATAATTTCCTTCCAGAGTTCGAACGAGAGTACTGTGAAGCCCAAGGAGTCGGTGGGATACAATTCCAATGGAAATGGAAATATGGATTTTCCATCATTGATTTCTTATCAAGATTCTTACAAGCAGATGCAAAATCTTTCGACAAATTATGGGCAGGGAGTCAAGAGACCGGTTAATGATAGTGCTATGAGACTTAGTAGGACTCCTTCACTTGCTAAAGACCATGTAATAGCTGAGAGAAAACGCCGAGAGAAGCTCACTCAGCGGTTCATTGCTCTTTCAGCTATTCTACCTGGTCTGAAGAag ATGGACAAGGCTTCTGTGCTTGGAGATGCCTTAAAGTATGTAAAACAGCTTCAAGAACGTTTGAAGATGCTGGAAGAACAGGCAACAAAGAAAACAGTACAATCGGTGGTTCTGGTGAAGAGATTTCATGTTTCTGATGAAGGTGACATCTCTTCGTCGGATCATAATCATAACGAAGTTGTCAATAGCTGCTATGATCAGCTACTCCCTGAAGTTGAAGCAAGAGTTTTGGGCAAGGATGTTCTTATACGAATTCACAGCGAGAAATTAGACCAAGGATGTTTGGTGGAGATACTAAACGAAATTGAGAAGCTTTACCTCACAATTGTCAATAGCAGTGTGTTACAATTTGCCAATTCTACACATATAACTATAGTAGCTCAA ATGGAAATTGAATTCTGCATGAAAGCGAAGGAGCTCGCAAGAAACTTAAGACATGCTTTCCTCAACTTCATTTGA
- the LOC107424976 gene encoding transcription factor bHLH18-like, giving the protein MDIASARWFSELGMDDYNIFQQFQMNSLNEEFPDDISTVLKENFQQSLSSESHSSYPTVTTAPSGSSSVETCHNQPSSERPAKQRKTTTSCWNNSGVIAKHVVLPKLPSSSSSSSQLLSFENSNSQPNSLKPKDEAMSHIDLHFSSLLPKDSIENVQDYNSPKAIQQGTKRSYSMSRTPSHAQEHIIAERKRREKLSQRFIALSGIVPGLKKMDKASVLGDTIKYVKQLQERVKVLEEQTKKRTVESVVFVKKSQFSGDDDSSSCDENFDGRSDEALPEIEVKVSEKDVLIRIHCEKQRGVTVKILSEIEKLQLSVVNSSILPFGNSTLDITVVAQMDDEFSMTVKDLVKILRMALLKFM; this is encoded by the exons ATGGACATAGCATCGGCCAGATGGTTTTCCGAATTG GGAATGGATGATTACAATATCTTCCAACAATTCCAAATGAACTCTCTCAATGAGGAATTCCCAGATGACATATCTACAGTGCTGAAAGAGAATTTCCAACAATCTTTGTCGTCTGAGAGCCATTCTTCTTATCCTACTGTCACTACCGCTCCAAGTGGTTCATCTTCAGTTGAAACTTGTCATAATCAACCAAGCTCTGAAAGGCCTGCAAAACAGAGGAAAACCACTACTAGCTGTTGGAACAATTCTGGAGTAATAGCTAAACATGTTGTTTTACCAAAATtaccctcttcttcttcttcttcctcacaGCTTCTTTCTTTTGAAAACTCAAATTCCCAACCTAATAGCTTGAAGCCCAAAGATGAGGCTATGTCCCACATAGATCTTCATTTTTCATCTTTGCTCCCAAAAGATTCTATTGAGAATGTCCAAGATTATAATTCACCAAAAGCTATCCAACAAGGGACTAAGAGAAGCTATTCAATGTCTAGAACTCCTTCACATGCTCAAGAACACATAATTGCTGagagaaaaaggagagaaaagCTCAGCCAGAGGTTCATAGCTCTTTCAGGGATTGTGCCTGGTTTAAAGAAG ATGGATAAAGCTTCGGTACTTGGAGATACTATAAAGTATGTAAAACAGCTTCAAGAACGTGTGAAAGTGCTTGAGGAACAGACCAAGAAGAGAACTGTGGAATCAGTGGTATTCGTGAAGAAATCCCAATTCTCCGGTGATGATGATTCGTCTTCTTGCGATGAAAACTTCGATGGGCGGTCCGATGAAGCTCTACCGGAGATTGAAGTAAAAGTTTCAGAGAAGGATGTATTGATAAGAATTCACTGTGAGAAACAGAGAGGAGTCACGGTGAAAATATTAAGTGAAATAGAGAAGCTTCAACTTTCTGTGGTCAATAGTAGTATTTTGCCGTTTGGGAATTCCACTCTGGACATTACCGTTGTTGCTCAg ATGGACGATGAATTCAGCATGACTGTGAAGGATCTGGTTAAAATCTTACGGATGGCATTATTGAAATTCatgtga